The following proteins are encoded in a genomic region of Amia ocellicauda isolate fAmiCal2 chromosome 6, fAmiCal2.hap1, whole genome shotgun sequence:
- the ppp2r3b gene encoding serine/threonine-protein phosphatase 2A regulatory subunit B'' subunit beta isoform X3, whose amino-acid sequence MRSDIMRMKDISLRQDPDLRKELALLARGCDFVLPSRFKKRLKAFQQVQAQVKKEEPITPALSESIPKFFFPRGRPKANLNVDTLISRIEKAFSQFPNERATIEDMGKVAKACECPLYWKAPLFCAAGGDRTGFVSVHKFIAMWRKTLQTCHDDASKFVHLLAKPGCNYLEQEDFIPFLQDVVNTHTGLRFLREASDFHSRYITTVIQRIYYNVNRSWTGKITCSELRKSSFLQNVALLEEEEDVNQLTEYFSYEHFYVIYCKFWELDTDHDLYIDQKDLARHNDHAISHKMIERIFSGAVTRGRKSRKEGKMSYADFVWFLISEEDKKTATSIEYWFRCMDLDGDGVLSMYELEFFYEEQCQKLENMAIEPLTFEDCLCQMLDLVKPESEGKITLHDLKRCKLSHTFFDTFFNIEKYLDHEQKDPFSVVRDAETEGQEMSDWEKYAAEEYDILVAEEAANEQYNDGYENAIDPIDHQISNELSLRSEKRHFFEIPNPHSSLGLDEYEYEDDFE is encoded by the exons GCTCAGGTAAAGAAAGAAGAGCCCATAACACCAGCTTTAAGTGAAAGCATTCCCAAGTTTTTCTTCCCACGTGGACGGCCCAAAGCCAATCTCAACGTCGACACTCTCATTTCGAGGATCGAGAAGGCCTTTTCACAGTTCCCCAATGAGAGGGCCACTATTGAAGACATGGGGAAGGTAGCCAAA GCCTGCGAGTGTCCACTCTACTGGAAAGCCCCATTGTTCTGCGCTGCTGGTGGAGACAGAACAGGATTTGTGTCTGTTCACAAATTCATTGCAATGTGGAGAAA AACATTGCAGACCTGCCATGATGACGCATCTAAATTTGTTCACCTTTTGGCCAAGCCTGGCTGTAATTATCTGGAACAAGAGGACTTTATTCCATTCCTGCAG GATGTGGTCAACACACATACCGGACTCAGATTTCTAAGGGAGGCATCAGATTTCCACTCTCGTTACATTACAACA GTTATTCAGAGGatatattataatgtaaaccGATCCTGGACGGGGAAAATTACCTGTTCAGAACTCAGGAAAAGCAGTTTTCTTCAG AATGTGGCGTtattggaggaggaggaggatgtcAACCAGCTCACAGAGTATTTCTCCTATGAGCATTTCTACGTCATCTACTGTAAATTCTGGGAACTGGACACTGACCACGATCTCTACATTGATCAGAAGGACCTGGCCCGACACAATGACCATG CAATCTCCCATAAAATGATCGAAAGAATATTCTCTGGAGCGGTTACCag gggcAGAAAATCACGTAAGGAAGGCAAAATGAGCTATGCAGATTTTGTATGGTTTCTGATTTCGGAAGAGGACAAGAAAACAGCCACCAG CATAGAGTACTGGTTCCGCTGCATGGACCTGGATGGAGACGGGGTGCTGTCCATGTACGAGCTGGAGTTCTTCTATGAGGAGCAGTGTCAGAAACTGGAGAACATGGCCATTGAGCCGCTGACCTTCGAGGACTGTCTCTGCCAAATGCTGGACCTCGTCAAGCCAGAAAGTGAAG GGAAGATCACCCTCCATGACCTGAAGAGATGCAAGCTGTCGCACACGTTCTTCGACACCTTTTTCAACATCGAGAAGTATCTGGACCACGAGCAGAAAGATCCCTTTTCAGTGGTGAGG GACGCGGAGACTGAGGGGCAGGAGATGTCCGACTGGGAGAAGTATGCGGCGGAGGAGTACGATATCCTGGTGGCGGAAGAGGCAGCCAATGAGCAGTATAACGACGG ATACGAAAATGCCATTGATCCCATAGACCATCAGATCTCGAACGAACTGAGCCTGCGATCGGAAAAGAGGCACTTCTTCGAAATCCCCAACCCTCACTCCAGCCTGGGCCTGGACGAGTACGAGTACGAGGATGATTTTGAATGA
- the LOC136751310 gene encoding cohesin subunit SA-2, translating into MIAEPTLATRSSLQKENSIDVTSSSSAPHTPNVKNENRQKTGRGKRRAREGSENAKRRRSEAGCGSRGGADRNQVKNGGDVEAVTLFEVVTMGKSAMQSVVDDWIEAYQIDRDTALLDLISFFIQCSGCKGVVTAEMFQSKHDAEVMNKMVEELDEGSGLQYKKFLAFPWILTVTWPMDVDSGEYPLTMPGPYWKKFRSNFCEFVAVLVSHCQYSVIFDSYLMDTLISLLSELSDSRVRAFRHTCTLAAVKILSALVGVTLNLGVNIDNTQRLYEVERVKISSKRASPRVEKIERKINELQDKRHEIENMMDAIFKGVFLKRYRDVITEIRSICMEELGVWMRLYSPVFLNDSYLKYIGWMLHDKQPDVRLKCLLGLKALYSDALLASKLDLFTSRFKERMVSMTLDKDHEVAVQAMKLLTIISQSCEDVLTAEDCKHMYQFVYASHRPLAATAGEFVYKKLLCPPEQQEKEDGLSEQDERRILNAARIRTLIQFFKDSELHQHVAYLVDSLWDSAASLLKDWDFLTALLMEETSPQETGLTRAQESTVIEVLLACVRQAAEGPPQAGRGTGKKVITAKERKQQMDDCIRLTEHFIVTLPGLLKKYSEDAEKVTHFLKIPQYFHVEASDTGHFEKHLPALLTQISTVLEQHTDSGVLEAGSRTFQSLCCEDMAAHQLSTSSRDQLIDQWVYSLHKLLGDLPEEGLNLAADDEKTCHILATLKRVAAFHNAHDLSKWRLYDPVSGLLSLEVQHGGLPDQIVVHSLQCVCYAVLWQQNTSGEGVPSRERALAQRNQLRSFCEKCQRCLSHSHPAVKEQAFLSLCDVLTAHSYQLLVMEHTGAAPLLYTPDPKLQKALISFVQEHVFTGTDHENHGKATESDAGANKLDDLHRKRNLLAAYCKLIVNSVLEMSTAAEIFKHYMKYYNDFGDIIKETLSRTRQMDKIESARALVLCLQQLFLRLKQEQDSGKVCSSSIQTFSSIKELARRFSLTFGWDQIKSRESIAMIHRDGIEFVFRGFVQTGERHSPPYISYLTILSEFSSKLLRPDKKTVYSYLQRYAGEHTVNNREDCWLPLIYYRASLLATAEGEDCCSYISTDTFKQPSVANRSRSPSLRHVASDGEMHSTSSLACKTPHVKIPPQLASTEIKGKKSHRTSENRDEKRDGDGTLRIRPLPEAALPDQGQCGPTTDDVDIDTVDVELT; encoded by the exons GACGTGGAGGCAGTCACGCTGTTTGAAGTGGTCACCATGGGGAAGAGTGCCATGCAG TCAGTAGTGGACGACTGGATAGAAGCCTATCAGATTGACCGAGACACCGCACTTTTAGATCTCATCAGCTTCTTCATTCAGTGCTCAGGATGCAAAG GTGTGGTAACGGCAGAaatgtttcaaagcaaacatgATGCTGAAGTCATGAACAAAATGGTGGAAGAACTGGATGAG GGGTCTGGCTTGCAGTACAAGAAATTCCTGGCCTTTCCTTGGATCCTCACAGTGACGTGGCCCATGGACGTG GACAGTGGCGAATACCCGCTCACCATGCCTGGGCCATACTGGAAGAAGTTCAGGTCTAATTTCTGTGAGTTCGTGGCCGTGCTGGTGTCCCATTGTCAGTACAGCGTCATCTTCGACAGCTACCTGATGGACACGCTCATCTCCCTGCTCTCCGAGCTGTCCGACTCCAGAGTCCGAGCCTTCAGACACACCTGCACGCTGGCAG CTGTCAAGATCCTATCAGCCCTGGTGGGAGTGACACTGAACCTGGGGGTCAACATAGACAACACTCAGAGGCTGTATGAAGTGGAGAGGGTCAAGATTTCCTCCAAACGTGCCAGTCCCAGAGTGGAGAAGATCGAGAGGAAAATAAATGAG TTGCAAGACAAGCGacatgagattgaaaacatgatgGATGCTATTTTCAAGGGTGTTTTCTTAAAGAGATACCG TGACGTGATTACAGAAATCCGAAGCATTTGCATGGAAGAGCTTGGAGTCTGGATGAGATTGTACAGCCCGGTGTTCCTAAACGACAGCTACCTAAAGTACATTGGATGGATGCTACATGACAAG CAACCAGATGTCCGTCTGAAGTGTCTGCTGGGATTAAAGGCACTCTATTCAGATGCACTTCTGGCTTCAAAGTTGGACCTCTTCACCAGTCGGTTTAAG GAAAGAATGGTTTCTATGACTTTGGACAAGGACCATGAAGTAGCTGTGCAAGCTATGAAGCTGTTGACCATCATATCTCA GAGCTGTGAAGATGTGTTGACTGCTGAAGATTGTAAACACATGTATCAGTTTGTTTACGCCTCCCATAGGCCCCTGGCTGCTACTGCGGGGGAGTTTGTGTACAAGAA ACTGCTCTGTCCCCCTGAACAACAGGAGAAGGAAGACGGGTTGTCAGAGCAGGATGAGCGACGGATCCTCAATGCTGCAAGAATCCGAACCCTCATCCAGTTCTTCAAGGACAGTGAG CTCCATCAGCACGTGGCCTATTTGGTGGACAGCCTGTGGGACTCGGCCGCCTCTCTGCTGAAGGACTGGGACTTCCTAACTGCCCTGCTCATGGAAGAGACGTCTCCTCAGGAGACAG GTCTGACCCGTGCCCAGGAGTCTACTGTCATCGAGGTGCTACTGGCCTGTGTGCGCCAGGCTGCCGAGGGGCCCCCCCAAGCTGGGAGAGGAACGGGGAAGAAG GTGATCACGGCtaaagaaaggaagcagcagaTGGACGACTGCATACGACTCACTGAGCACTTCATTGTGACGCTTCCTGGGCTTCTTAAAAAG TATTCGGAGGATGCTGAAAAGGTGACACATTTCCTTAAAATACCTCAGTATTTCCATGTGGAGGCCTCTGACACCGGGCATTTTGAGAAG CACCTGCCTGCCTTGCTGACCCAGATCAGCACTGTTCTAGAGCAGCACACGGACTCCGGGGTCCTTGAGGCCGGTTCCAGAACATTCCAGAGCTTGTGCTGTGAGGACATGGCTGCTCACCAGCTCTCCACCTCCTCCAGGGACCAGCTGATCGACCAGTGGGTGTACAGCCTCCACAAACTGCTGGGAGACTTACCAGAAGAG GGTCTGAACCTCGCAGCTGATGATGAGAAGACCTGCCACATTTTAGCGACACTAAAAAGAGTTGCTGCCTTTCACAA TGCTCATGACCTTTCCAAATGGAGGCTGTACGATCCTGTTTCTGGACTCCTGAGCCTCGAGGTCCAGCACGGAGGGCTTCCAGACCAG ATCGTGGTCCACTCTTTACAGTGCGTCTGCTATGCCGTTCTTTGGCAGCAAAACACAAGCGGGGAAGGGGTTCCTAGCAGG GAGAGGGCGCTCGCTCAGAGGAACCAATTGCGGAGTTTTTGTGAGAAGTGCCAACGTTGCCTGTCCCACAGTCACCCTGCCGTTAAGGAACAG GCTTTCTTGTCCCTGTGTGACGTACTGACCGCCCACAGCTACCAGCTGCTGGTGATGGAGCATACGGGCGCGGCGCCACTCCTCTACACCCCTGACCCCAAGCTCCAAAAGGCACTTATCTCCTTCGTCCAAGAGCACGTGTTCACCGGCACAGACCACGAAAACCATGGGAAAG CCACTGAGAGCGATGCAGGAGCCAATAAGTTGGATGACCTGCACAGGAAAAGGAATTTGCTGGCAGCCTACTGTAAACTGATCGTGAACAGTGTGCTGGAGATGAGCACGGCAGCGGAGATATTCAAACATTACATGAAG TACTACAATGATTTTGGAGACATCATTAAAGAGACTCTGAGCAGGACCAGGCAGATGGACAAAATCGAAAGTGCCAGGGCTCTGGTGCTTTGCCTGCAGCAG CTGTTCCTGAGGTTGAAGCAGGAGCAGGACAGCGGCAAAGTCTGCAGCTCCTCCATTCAGACCTTCAGCAGCATCAAGGAGCTGGCCCGGCGCTTCTCCCTGACCTTTGGCTGGGACCAGATCAAGTCCCGCGAGTCTATCGCCATGATACACAG GGACGGTATAGAATTTGTGTTCAGGGGGTTTGTGCAGACCGGAGAGAGGCACTCCCCTCCCTACATCTCTTACCTCACCATCCTCAGCGAGTTCTCCAGCAAACTGCTGAGGCCCGACAAAAAGACAGT GTACAGTTACCTGCAGCGCTACGCTGGTGAGCACACGGTCAACAACCGGGAGGACTGCTGGCTGCCCCTCATCTACTACAGAGCGTCTCTGCTGGCCACGGCCGAGGGAGAAGACTGCTGTTCCTACATCAGCACCGACACCTTCAAACAGCCTTCCGTCGCCAACCGCTCCCGCTCGCCCTCGCTCCGACACGTGGCCTCTGACG GAGAAATGCATAGTACCTCTTCCCTGGCCTGCAAGACCCCTCATGTTAAAATCCCACCACAGCTCGCGTCCACAGAGATTAAAGGGAAGAAATCCCACAGAACCAGTGAAAA TCGAGACGAGAAGAGAGATGGAGACGGGACTCTGAGGATCAGACCTCTGCCGGAGGCCGCCCTGCCAGACCAGGGCCAGTGCGGCCCCACGACGGACGATGTGGACATCGACACGGTGGACGTTGAGTTGACATGA